The Pelmatolapia mariae isolate MD_Pm_ZW linkage group LG10_11, Pm_UMD_F_2, whole genome shotgun sequence genome includes a region encoding these proteins:
- the si:dkey-262k9.2 gene encoding uncharacterized protein si:dkey-262k9.2: MMRLLFLCLLLLLPASAADNSELEGSADDPDDEDYDKVEREAPRTNLNLNPGTGKTTGVEENSDEGYMIIIVIAGVVLALSVAAVVTILIVKRKMQQQEQGIYSVPIEQDHKGPV, translated from the exons ATGATGcgattgctgtttctgtgtctgCTGCTACTTCTGCCAGCTTCTGCTGCTG ataATTCAGAACTTGAAGGATCAGCTGATG ACCCGGATGACGAGGATTATGATAAGGTGGAACGTG AAGCTCCAAGGACCAATTTGAATCTAAATCCTGGGACAGGCAAAACCACTGGTGTGGAGGAGAACAGTG ATGAGGGCTACATGATTATCATAGTTATAGCGGGGGTGGTGCTGGCTCTTTCGGTCGCAGCAGTTGTCA CCATATTGATAGTGAAGCGCAagatgcagcagcaggagcaggg GATCTACTCTGTGCCAATAGAACAGGACCACAAAGGGCCTGTCTAG
- the fxyd5 gene encoding FXYD domain containing ion transport regulator 5 isoform X2: protein MNLVYLSIFLFMMLRVSRAYTPAPATAPTPTDAKETESTFTINPGEAVERRTTRDINSSPETIPEKPTNQQANVSLSVTTSRVETSAASSAKATSQPKLASTSASAVKTNPSAPEKAIEWKSEWDKDFTYDYKSLSYAGLVIAAVLFIFGILVITCGKFSRLPKCRKRSTKSYRVAQG from the exons atGAATTTGGTTTACTTGAGCATTTTCCTGTTTATGATGTTAAGAG tgTCAAGGGCCTACACTCCTGCACCTGCAACTGCACCCACACCCACAGATGCAAAGGAGACCGAATCGACATTTACAATAAACCCtg GAGAAGCAGTGGAAAGGAGAACAACTAGAGATATTAACAGCTCCCCGGAAACTATACCTGAAAAACCCACAAACCAGCAAGCAAACGTCTCCCTCAGTGTCACCACATCACGAGTAGAGACTTCAGCAG CTTCAAGTGCAAAAGCAACAAGTCAACCAAAGCTCGCATCAACTTCAG CATCTGCAGTGAAAACCAACCCTTCTGCACCCGAGAAAGCCATCG AGTGGAAGTCAGAGTGGGACAAAGATTTCACCTATG ATTATAAGTCCCTGAGTTATGCTGGACTGGTCATTGCAGCAGTGCTGTTCATCTTTGGCATATTGGTCATTACCT GTGGAAAGTTCAGTCGGCTGCCCAAATGTCGCAAGAGGTCAACAAA gtCATACCGGGTAGCCCAAGGATAA
- the fxyd5 gene encoding FXYD domain containing ion transport regulator 5 isoform X1 has translation MMKLWIHLWTRAPRRMDTKMNLVYLSIFLFMMLRVSRAYTPAPATAPTPTDAKETESTFTINPGEAVERRTTRDINSSPETIPEKPTNQQANVSLSVTTSRVETSAASSAKATSQPKLASTSASAVKTNPSAPEKAIEWKSEWDKDFTYDYKSLSYAGLVIAAVLFIFGILVITCGKFSRLPKCRKRSTKSYRVAQG, from the exons ATGATGAAGCTGTGGATACATCTCTGGACTCGGGCACCTCGCAGGATGGATACAAAG atGAATTTGGTTTACTTGAGCATTTTCCTGTTTATGATGTTAAGAG tgTCAAGGGCCTACACTCCTGCACCTGCAACTGCACCCACACCCACAGATGCAAAGGAGACCGAATCGACATTTACAATAAACCCtg GAGAAGCAGTGGAAAGGAGAACAACTAGAGATATTAACAGCTCCCCGGAAACTATACCTGAAAAACCCACAAACCAGCAAGCAAACGTCTCCCTCAGTGTCACCACATCACGAGTAGAGACTTCAGCAG CTTCAAGTGCAAAAGCAACAAGTCAACCAAAGCTCGCATCAACTTCAG CATCTGCAGTGAAAACCAACCCTTCTGCACCCGAGAAAGCCATCG AGTGGAAGTCAGAGTGGGACAAAGATTTCACCTATG ATTATAAGTCCCTGAGTTATGCTGGACTGGTCATTGCAGCAGTGCTGTTCATCTTTGGCATATTGGTCATTACCT GTGGAAAGTTCAGTCGGCTGCCCAAATGTCGCAAGAGGTCAACAAA gtCATACCGGGTAGCCCAAGGATAA